The Nostoc sp. 'Peltigera membranacea cyanobiont' N6 genome contains the following window.
AAATCACAATTGAATCATCGGCTTCCCAAGCTTTACCTTGAATGCGATCGGTGTCAAACCAGAGTTTATTATCTTTATAGCTTCCGGGAAATTCATATTCTTCTCGTTTCCCATCAGACCACTTATAGCGATTAATTTGGTAGTAGGGATGAGGGCCATTTTCTGGAAGTTGACAAGTTAAGTGAGACTCATAACTGTCGAGGATTTTTCCTGCTGTATCAACTAATGTATAAGTTCCTACCCAATCTCCCTCATGACGGGCAAGTACGGGCATTTCTTGTCGAATATTAGAAACCATGTTGTATCAACCTTTTTAGAATTTGCAATTTTTGTGATGCTCTTTAATGCTTAAAACACACACTTTCATTATCAAGATAAA
Protein-coding sequences here:
- a CDS encoding DUF3598 family protein; the protein is MVSNIRQEMPVLARHEGDWVGTYTLVDTAGKILDSYESHLTCQLPENGPHPYYQINRYKWSDGKREEYEFPGSYKDNKLWFDTDRIQGKAWEADDSIVILWFTYKTNPEMSLYEMIYISPDNNNRARTWHWFKNNKIFQRTLIQEERLK